In Streptomyces dangxiongensis, one DNA window encodes the following:
- a CDS encoding DUF5336 domain-containing protein, producing the protein MNIRSLTRGDGVVIGAAVVLFIASFLDTFDTGSDSTNAWDNLGLVMSMYVGGIIGAVLIVVARALPKPRKVVGLDLGQVGVALAVFAAWTAFWSILDPLGAFDDFDRFDVGAGAGLVLGLIAALLLAAGAIATPLVPALQAALVPVPKPAAPQPYGAQPPGGYGYPGAQPQQPYGAQPQPGQPFGQQQPPAPQGAAAPQPPAGDFSPFWFAVPVARPLFAEDGSPNQIAELAPGTWYLAVEQRGAALVAQTQDGRRGVLQDSSGIQRG; encoded by the coding sequence GTGAATATCCGCTCCCTCACTAGAGGCGACGGCGTGGTGATCGGAGCAGCGGTGGTGCTGTTCATCGCGTCGTTTCTCGACACGTTCGACACCGGCAGCGACAGCACCAACGCCTGGGACAACCTGGGCCTCGTGATGAGCATGTACGTCGGCGGCATCATCGGCGCGGTCCTGATCGTCGTCGCCCGCGCGCTGCCGAAGCCGCGCAAGGTCGTCGGCCTCGACCTCGGCCAGGTGGGCGTCGCCCTGGCGGTGTTCGCCGCCTGGACGGCGTTCTGGTCGATCCTCGACCCGTTGGGCGCCTTCGACGACTTCGACCGGTTCGACGTCGGCGCCGGCGCCGGCCTGGTCCTGGGGCTCATCGCCGCTCTGCTGCTGGCCGCGGGCGCCATCGCCACTCCTCTGGTGCCCGCCCTCCAGGCCGCCCTGGTCCCGGTTCCCAAGCCGGCCGCCCCGCAGCCCTACGGCGCCCAGCCGCCCGGCGGTTACGGCTACCCGGGTGCCCAGCCGCAGCAGCCGTACGGCGCCCAGCCGCAGCCGGGCCAGCCGTTCGGGCAGCAGCAGCCGCCGGCCCCGCAGGGCGCTGCGGCGCCGCAGCCGCCGGCCGGGGACTTCTCCCCGTTCTGGTTCGCCGTGCCGGTGGCCCGTCCGCTGTTCGCGGAGGACGGTTCGCCGAACCAGATCGCCGAACTGGCGCCGGGTACCTGGTATCTGGCCGTCGAGCAGCGCGGTGCCGCGCTGGTCGCGCAGACCCAGGACGGTCGTCGTGGTGTGCTCCAGGACAGTTCGGGCATCCAGCGCGGCTGA
- a CDS encoding N-acetylmuramoyl-L-alanine amidase, translating into MSYAGPDLDPPQPRRPRRGPLTVALAALVPGALLGWVVYEAVGGGGPGGHSGTASPASAPRRSAVSSSPSALTAPPGTGGTPDGAAPLKGKVVVIDPGHNPGNFRHTAEIGRAVDIGTHRKECDTTGTSTDDGYAEARFTLDLAHRLRVLLERQGATVKLTHDQDRPAWGPCVDERARIGNTARADAAVSLHADGSAPGNRGFHVILPGSVHAGAADTRAIVGPSHDLGTRIAGGFLRATGEPPSNYLGEGTGLVTRTDLGGLNLSTVPKVFLECGNMRDSKDAALLTSGAWRQKAARGISEGIVGFLRQS; encoded by the coding sequence GTGTCGTACGCAGGCCCGGACCTCGATCCCCCGCAGCCCCGCCGGCCCCGGCGCGGCCCACTGACCGTGGCGCTCGCCGCACTGGTGCCCGGTGCGCTGCTCGGCTGGGTGGTGTACGAGGCGGTGGGCGGCGGCGGTCCGGGCGGCCACTCCGGTACGGCCTCCCCCGCGTCGGCCCCGCGCCGCTCCGCGGTGTCCTCCTCCCCGTCGGCCCTGACCGCCCCGCCCGGCACCGGCGGCACACCGGACGGCGCCGCCCCGCTCAAGGGGAAGGTCGTCGTCATCGACCCGGGACACAACCCGGGCAACTTCCGGCACACGGCCGAGATCGGCCGCGCGGTGGACATCGGCACCCATCGCAAGGAGTGCGACACCACCGGCACGTCCACTGACGACGGTTATGCGGAGGCCCGGTTCACCCTGGACCTGGCGCACCGGCTGCGGGTGCTGCTGGAACGGCAGGGCGCCACCGTGAAGCTGACGCACGATCAGGACCGTCCGGCCTGGGGGCCGTGCGTGGACGAGCGGGCCCGGATCGGGAACACCGCGCGCGCGGACGCGGCCGTCTCCCTGCACGCCGACGGCTCCGCACCCGGGAACCGGGGCTTCCACGTCATCCTGCCCGGGTCCGTGCACGCGGGTGCGGCCGACACCCGTGCCATCGTCGGCCCCTCCCACGACCTGGGGACGCGCATCGCGGGCGGTTTCCTGCGGGCGACGGGCGAGCCGCCGTCCAACTACCTCGGTGAAGGCACCGGTCTGGTCACGCGGACGGACCTGGGCGGTCTCAATCTGTCAACGGTTCCCAAGGTGTTCCTCGAGTGCGGCAACATGCGCGATAGCAAGGACGCGGCACTGCTGACCAGCGGCGCCTGGCGGCAGAAGGCGGCGCGGGGGATCTCCGAGGGAATCGTGGGGTTCCTGCGTCAGTCGTGA
- a CDS encoding class I SAM-dependent methyltransferase: MAAVPRPEILAAFEGAKGFMPVDEGLALYAAAVEAGRLGLPLLEVGTYCGRSTVLLADAARAAGVGALTVDHHRGSEEQQPGWDYHDPETVDPEVGLMDTLPAFRRTLFRAGLEKHVIALVGRSPQIARIWNSPLGLVFVDGGHTDEHATADYEGWAPHVAEGGLLVIHDVFPDPEDEFTGQAPYRVYLRALGSGAFTEVSVTGSLRVLRRTGAGT; this comes from the coding sequence ATGGCCGCTGTGCCCCGTCCCGAGATTCTGGCCGCGTTCGAGGGGGCCAAGGGGTTCATGCCCGTGGACGAGGGGCTGGCGCTGTACGCGGCGGCGGTGGAGGCGGGGCGGCTGGGGCTGCCGCTGCTGGAGGTCGGCACGTACTGCGGGCGCTCCACCGTTCTGCTGGCCGACGCGGCCCGCGCGGCCGGCGTCGGTGCGCTGACCGTCGACCACCACCGGGGCAGTGAGGAGCAGCAGCCCGGCTGGGACTATCACGACCCGGAGACGGTGGACCCCGAGGTCGGCCTGATGGACACGCTCCCCGCCTTCCGGCGCACGCTGTTCCGGGCGGGCCTGGAGAAGCACGTGATCGCCCTTGTCGGCCGCTCCCCGCAGATCGCGCGGATCTGGAACTCCCCGCTCGGGCTGGTCTTCGTCGACGGCGGCCACACCGACGAGCACGCCACGGCCGACTACGAGGGCTGGGCGCCGCACGTGGCCGAGGGCGGGCTGCTCGTCATCCACGACGTCTTCCCGGACCCCGAGGACGAGTTCACCGGCCAGGCGCCGTACCGGGTGTATCTGCGGGCGCTGGGATCGGGGGCGTTCACGGAGGTGTCGGTGACCGGCTCGCTCCGGGTCCTGCGGCGAACGGGCGCGGGAACCTGA
- a CDS encoding MFS transporter, with translation MPDTTTDQPTRRASGAVVPVLAFAGIVVAVMQTLLVPVIKDLPELLDTAPTDATWVLTSTLLSGAVATPIMGRLGDLYGKRRMLVFSLSVMVVGALVSALTSDLITMIVGRTLQGFAMGAIPLGIGLMRDMLPREKLGSAMALMSSSIGVGGGLALPAAALVAQHSDWHALFYGAAGLGVLAIALTLVVVPESPMRARGTFDVLGAAGLSVGLVLLLLPITKGSDWGWSSGTTLGLFAAAVAVLLLWGVYELRIQAPLVDLRTTARREVLLTNLASIMVGVSFYVVSLVLPQLLQLPAATGYGLGRSMVVAGLCVAPLGLTMMFTAPVYARLSARYGPKVTLILGMLIIAVGYGGGLGLMDAAWQTVITSVVLGAGIGLAYSSLPALIVGAVPASETGAANGLNTLMRSIGTSVSSAVIGMVLANTANNVGGVAVPTMHGFRVSFLIATAAVAVGLLLALCLPKASRPAQHTRLRASSEEDTNLEHAEDVLRGFRGRVLDAGGTPVARATVTLIDRRGRQAGATVSAEDGSYTLAVPSQGAYVLAAKASGHGPLASSATHSGEERAVDLDLALPGASVSA, from the coding sequence ATGCCAGACACGACGACCGACCAGCCCACCCGGAGAGCGAGCGGGGCCGTGGTCCCCGTGCTCGCCTTCGCGGGCATCGTGGTCGCGGTGATGCAGACCCTGCTCGTGCCGGTCATCAAGGATCTGCCGGAGCTGCTGGACACCGCCCCCACCGACGCCACCTGGGTGCTCACCTCGACGCTCCTGTCAGGCGCCGTCGCCACCCCGATCATGGGCCGGCTCGGCGACCTGTACGGCAAGCGGCGCATGCTGGTGTTCAGCCTCTCCGTGATGGTGGTCGGCGCCCTGGTCAGCGCGCTCACCAGCGACCTGATCACCATGATCGTCGGCCGCACCCTCCAGGGCTTCGCCATGGGCGCGATACCGCTCGGCATCGGCCTGATGCGCGACATGCTGCCGCGCGAGAAGCTCGGCTCGGCCATGGCGCTCATGAGTTCCTCCATCGGCGTCGGCGGTGGCCTCGCCCTGCCCGCCGCGGCCCTGGTCGCACAGCACTCCGACTGGCACGCCCTGTTCTACGGCGCCGCCGGGCTCGGCGTGCTCGCCATCGCCCTCACCCTGGTCGTCGTCCCCGAGTCCCCCATGCGCGCCCGCGGCACGTTCGACGTGCTCGGTGCGGCAGGCCTGTCCGTCGGCCTGGTCCTCCTGCTGCTCCCGATCACCAAGGGCAGCGACTGGGGCTGGTCCTCCGGCACGACGCTCGGCCTGTTCGCCGCGGCCGTCGCCGTCCTCCTGCTGTGGGGCGTGTACGAGCTGCGCATCCAGGCACCCCTGGTCGACCTGCGCACCACCGCCCGCCGCGAGGTACTGCTCACCAACCTCGCCTCGATCATGGTCGGCGTCAGCTTCTACGTCGTCTCGCTGGTCCTGCCCCAACTGCTCCAGCTACCCGCCGCGACCGGCTACGGTCTCGGCCGGTCCATGGTCGTCGCGGGCCTGTGCGTGGCCCCGCTGGGCCTGACGATGATGTTCACGGCACCGGTCTACGCCCGCCTGTCCGCCCGCTACGGCCCCAAGGTCACCCTCATCCTCGGCATGCTGATCATCGCCGTCGGCTACGGCGGCGGCCTCGGCCTGATGGACGCGGCCTGGCAGACGGTCATCACCTCCGTGGTCCTCGGCGCGGGCATCGGCCTCGCCTACTCCTCGCTGCCCGCGCTGATCGTCGGCGCGGTCCCCGCCTCGGAGACCGGCGCGGCCAACGGCCTCAACACCCTCATGCGGTCCATCGGTACGTCGGTCTCCAGCGCCGTCATCGGCATGGTGCTGGCCAACACGGCGAACAACGTGGGCGGCGTCGCCGTCCCGACCATGCACGGCTTCCGGGTCTCGTTCCTGATCGCCACGGCCGCCGTCGCGGTGGGGCTGCTGCTCGCCCTCTGCCTGCCGAAGGCCTCTCGGCCGGCCCAGCACACCCGGCTGCGCGCGAGCAGCGAGGAGGACACGAACCTGGAGCACGCCGAGGATGTGCTGCGGGGCTTCAGGGGACGGGTGCTGGACGCCGGCGGCACGCCGGTGGCCCGGGCCACGGTCACCCTGATCGACCGCCGCGGCCGGCAGGCCGGGGCCACGGTCTCCGCGGAGGACGGCTCGTACACCCTCGCGGTGCCTTCGCAGGGCGCGTACGTACTCGCCGCGAAGGCCTCCGGCCATGGGCCGCTGGCGTCGTCGGCGACCCATTCCGGTGAGGAGCGGGCCGTCGACCTGGACCTTGCGTTGCCGGGGGCTTCGGTCAGCGCGTAG
- a CDS encoding alpha-L-arabinofuranosidase B, which translates to MLPRTPRVSRTPRTPRRVRTALLSVLTVFAGLAALLLGTGAPPAAAAASLPCDIYGAAGTPCVAAHSLARALYGSYNGPLYQVRRASDGATTRIGLLSAGGYADAAAQDSFCSGTTCIITEIYDQSPRHNDLTVEGAGGAGAADVGAPADALPVTAGGHQVYGLEISAGMGYRDNSTSGVAVNGQAEGMYMVTSGTHVNNRCCFDYGNAETNNLDTGNGHMDALNFGTECWFSPCYGQGPWVQADLENGLFQSDAGYSRNTANTGTGPLPFVTALLKNNGQNHFALKYANARSGGLTTTYSGGEPTASGYSPMHQEGAIVLGTGGDNSNGSIGSFFEGVMTSGIPTDAADAAVQADIVSVGYGGPTGSTGTLNPGSEISLRATTACCTTEYVRHQNDAAVTSTVTSSSPAVDKGDATWIVRRGLANASCVSFESRNYPGDFLRHFDYRLHRQPMDGTAQFRADATFCPQTGKSGTGTSFASYNYPTRYLRHYNHTLYIASNGGSNDFDSSTSWAADVSWVTGSPWAP; encoded by the coding sequence GTGCTTCCCCGAACCCCCCGAGTCTCACGAACCCCTCGCACTCCCCGGCGCGTCAGAACCGCGCTCCTGTCCGTCCTCACCGTCTTCGCCGGCCTCGCCGCCCTGCTCCTCGGCACCGGCGCGCCCCCGGCGGCCGCCGCCGCTTCGCTGCCCTGTGACATCTACGGCGCCGCGGGCACCCCGTGCGTCGCCGCGCACAGCCTGGCCCGGGCGCTGTACGGGTCGTACAACGGCCCGCTCTACCAGGTGCGGCGGGCCTCGGACGGGGCGACCACGAGGATCGGCCTGCTGTCCGCCGGCGGCTACGCCGACGCCGCCGCGCAGGACTCCTTCTGTTCCGGCACGACGTGCATCATCACCGAGATCTACGACCAGTCCCCGCGCCACAACGACCTCACGGTCGAGGGCGCGGGCGGCGCCGGCGCCGCCGATGTGGGGGCGCCCGCGGACGCCCTGCCGGTGACCGCCGGCGGCCACCAGGTCTACGGCCTGGAGATCTCCGCCGGCATGGGCTACCGGGACAACTCCACCTCGGGCGTCGCCGTGAACGGGCAGGCCGAGGGGATGTACATGGTGACCTCCGGCACCCACGTCAACAACCGCTGCTGCTTCGACTACGGCAACGCCGAGACCAACAACCTGGACACCGGCAACGGTCACATGGACGCCCTCAACTTCGGCACCGAGTGCTGGTTCTCACCCTGCTACGGCCAGGGGCCGTGGGTGCAGGCCGACCTGGAGAACGGCCTGTTCCAGTCCGACGCCGGATACAGCAGGAACACGGCCAACACCGGGACCGGACCGCTGCCGTTCGTGACCGCGCTGCTCAAGAACAACGGGCAGAACCACTTCGCGCTGAAATACGCGAACGCCCGGTCCGGCGGACTGACGACCACCTATTCCGGCGGTGAGCCGACCGCGAGCGGCTACTCGCCGATGCACCAGGAGGGCGCGATCGTCCTCGGCACCGGAGGCGACAACAGCAACGGCTCCATCGGGTCGTTCTTCGAGGGCGTCATGACCTCCGGCATCCCGACCGACGCCGCCGACGCCGCCGTCCAGGCCGACATCGTCTCCGTCGGCTACGGCGGCCCGACCGGCAGCACCGGCACACTGAACCCCGGCTCGGAGATCTCGCTGCGCGCCACGACCGCCTGCTGCACCACCGAGTACGTCCGCCACCAGAACGACGCGGCCGTCACCTCCACGGTGACGTCGAGCAGCCCGGCCGTCGACAAGGGCGACGCCACCTGGATCGTGCGCCGCGGGCTCGCCAACGCCTCCTGCGTCTCCTTCGAGTCGCGCAACTACCCCGGTGACTTCCTGCGCCACTTCGACTACCGGCTCCACCGGCAGCCCATGGACGGCACCGCCCAGTTCCGGGCCGACGCCACCTTCTGCCCGCAGACCGGCAAGAGCGGCACCGGCACCTCGTTCGCCTCGTACAACTATCCGACGCGCTACCTGCGCCACTACAACCACACGCTGTACATAGCGAGCAACGGCGGGTCCAACGACTTCGACAGCAGCACCTCCTGGGCCGCGGACGTTAGCTGGGTGACCGGCTCCCCCTGGGCGCCGTAA
- a CDS encoding sensor histidine kinase, producing MTRWRAPRCGTAAWQAERRRWRAEQRRWRAEREDFRAAPRAGRKNGGARGAEQPGPPPTGFTLLPWLLVGMGAISNVLQGRTAHPWIGGLGLLVFNSLYVYVTFRAFGRRTREAVSTRVALGLMGLLTTGLALGYGGDWLVFFPLLGLAAGACLRGPLLGRAGTLLALYAGAIAYLRGGWDEATSIGYATFISSMVTAAILGLSEAVRELRAAREELARQAVEKERLRFSRDLHDLLGHTLSVIVVKSEAARRLAPRDLDAALTQVADIESVGRQALTEIREAVTGYREGSLATELTRARSALSAASVEPVVHRSGTPLDPQTEALLGWVVREAVTNVVRHSHATRCEITVESTPERARLTVTDNGTGTSTSPEADAGEGAGRSRGCVGGTGLKGLTERLAMAAGSLTAGPAPRGGFSVTAEIPVSADALLPAAAVTAPRGSRSPS from the coding sequence ATGACACGGTGGCGCGCACCGCGCTGCGGGACAGCGGCCTGGCAGGCCGAACGGCGCCGGTGGCGGGCGGAACAGCGTCGGTGGCGGGCGGAGCGCGAGGATTTCAGGGCCGCGCCACGGGCCGGCCGGAAGAACGGCGGTGCGCGGGGCGCCGAGCAACCGGGCCCGCCGCCCACCGGCTTCACGCTGCTGCCCTGGCTGCTGGTAGGCATGGGGGCCATCTCCAACGTGCTCCAGGGCAGGACCGCGCATCCGTGGATCGGCGGTCTGGGGCTGCTGGTCTTCAACTCCCTTTACGTGTACGTCACTTTCCGCGCCTTCGGCCGGCGCACGCGCGAGGCGGTGTCCACCCGGGTGGCGCTCGGCCTGATGGGCCTGCTCACCACCGGCCTGGCCCTCGGGTACGGCGGTGACTGGCTGGTGTTCTTCCCGCTGCTGGGCCTCGCCGCGGGCGCCTGCCTGCGCGGTCCGCTGCTGGGGCGCGCGGGGACGCTGCTCGCGCTGTACGCGGGTGCCATCGCCTATCTGCGTGGCGGCTGGGACGAGGCGACGAGCATCGGGTACGCCACCTTCATCTCCAGCATGGTGACCGCCGCGATCCTCGGCCTGTCGGAGGCCGTGCGGGAGTTGCGGGCCGCCCGCGAGGAACTGGCCCGGCAGGCCGTGGAGAAGGAGCGGCTGCGGTTCTCCCGCGATCTGCACGACCTGCTCGGGCACACCCTGTCGGTGATCGTGGTGAAGTCCGAGGCGGCCCGGCGACTGGCCCCGCGGGATCTCGACGCGGCGCTGACGCAGGTCGCGGACATCGAGTCGGTGGGCCGGCAGGCGCTCACCGAGATCCGCGAGGCGGTGACCGGCTACCGCGAGGGCAGTCTGGCCACCGAGCTGACCCGGGCCCGGTCGGCGCTGTCCGCGGCGAGCGTGGAGCCGGTGGTCCACCGGTCCGGGACGCCGCTCGACCCGCAGACGGAGGCGCTGCTGGGCTGGGTGGTGCGCGAGGCGGTCACCAACGTCGTCCGGCACAGCCACGCGACCCGCTGCGAGATCACCGTGGAGAGCACCCCCGAGCGGGCCCGGCTGACGGTCACGGACAACGGCACCGGCACCAGTACGAGCCCGGAGGCCGATGCCGGCGAGGGGGCCGGACGGTCCCGGGGGTGCGTCGGCGGTACGGGGCTGAAGGGGCTGACCGAACGCCTCGCGATGGCGGCCGGCTCCCTCACGGCCGGTCCGGCACCGCGCGGCGGCTTCTCGGTCACCGCCGAAATCCCCGTATCCGCCGACGCGTTGCTGCCGGCGGCGGCGGTTACGGCGCCCAGGGGGAGCCGGTCACCCAGCTAA
- a CDS encoding MaoC/PaaZ C-terminal domain-containing protein, producing MPVDAALALAAAPRSAGISWTPRDVQLYHLGIGAGAHPDRDDPAIDPAELRYTLESRLHVLPSFATVAGAGSPGVIRALSMPGVDVDLARVLHGGQDLTLHRPVPASGTATATSRIAAVYDKGEAAVLVMRTEVTDAEGPLWTDDARVFVRGEGGWGGDRGPASRPDPPAGAPDRTVERPVRPDQALLYRLSGDLNPLHADPEFAGRAGFDRPVLHGLCSYGITLKAVVDTLLGGDVTEVRGYDARFTGVVYPGETLRVRMWRGEDRVRVTVDAAERNTTVLTGTVVQHL from the coding sequence ATGCCCGTCGACGCAGCCCTGGCCCTCGCCGCCGCACCCCGTTCCGCCGGGATCTCCTGGACCCCCAGGGACGTCCAGCTCTACCACCTCGGCATCGGGGCCGGCGCCCACCCCGACCGGGACGACCCCGCCATCGACCCGGCCGAGCTGCGCTACACCCTGGAGTCCCGGCTGCACGTCCTGCCGAGCTTCGCCACCGTCGCCGGCGCCGGCTCACCCGGCGTCATCCGCGCACTGTCCATGCCCGGTGTCGACGTCGACCTCGCCAGGGTCCTGCACGGCGGCCAGGACCTGACGCTGCACCGGCCGGTCCCCGCCTCGGGCACGGCCACCGCCACGAGCCGCATCGCAGCCGTGTACGACAAGGGCGAGGCCGCCGTCCTCGTCATGCGCACCGAAGTCACGGACGCCGAGGGCCCGTTGTGGACCGATGACGCCCGGGTCTTCGTGCGCGGCGAGGGCGGCTGGGGCGGCGACCGCGGCCCCGCCTCCCGCCCTGACCCGCCCGCCGGCGCCCCCGACCGGACCGTCGAGCGCCCCGTCCGCCCCGACCAGGCACTCCTCTACCGCCTCTCCGGTGACCTGAACCCCCTGCACGCCGACCCGGAGTTCGCCGGGCGCGCCGGTTTCGACCGGCCGGTCCTGCACGGGCTGTGCAGCTACGGCATCACGCTCAAGGCGGTCGTGGACACGCTGCTCGGCGGTGACGTGACCGAAGTACGCGGCTACGACGCCCGGTTCACCGGCGTGGTGTACCCGGGGGAGACCCTGCGCGTCCGCATGTGGCGCGGGGAGGACCGGGTGCGGGTCACCGTGGACGCCGCCGAGCGGAACACCACGGTGCTCACCGGCACCGTCGTCCAGCACCTCTGA
- a CDS encoding Nif3-like dinuclear metal center hexameric protein encodes MPRLSEVIAALENLWPAERAESWDAVGTVVGDPGQEVTRVLFAVDPVQEIVDEAVKLGADLLVTHHPLYLRGTTTVAASHFKGRAVHTLIKNDIALHVAHTNADTADPGVSDALAGALDLRVVRPLVPDPTDPHGRRGLGRVCELDHPLTVRELAVRAAERLPATAQGIRVAGDPEAVVRTVAVSGGSGDSLFDQVRTAGVDAFLTADLRHHPASEAVAHSPLALLDAAHWATEWPWCELAATQLDEISDRHGWDLRVHVSRTVTDPWTAHAASTTPSS; translated from the coding sequence GTGCCCCGTCTGTCTGAAGTCATCGCCGCGCTGGAGAACCTGTGGCCCGCCGAGCGGGCCGAGTCCTGGGACGCGGTCGGCACCGTCGTGGGCGACCCCGGCCAGGAGGTCACCCGGGTCCTGTTCGCCGTCGACCCGGTCCAGGAGATCGTCGACGAGGCGGTGAAGCTCGGCGCCGACCTGCTGGTCACCCACCACCCGCTCTATCTGCGCGGTACGACGACGGTCGCGGCCTCGCACTTCAAGGGCCGGGCCGTGCACACGCTCATCAAGAACGACATCGCGCTGCACGTCGCACACACCAACGCCGACACCGCCGACCCGGGTGTCTCCGACGCCCTCGCCGGCGCGCTGGACCTCCGGGTCGTACGACCCCTCGTGCCCGACCCCACCGACCCGCACGGCCGCCGGGGCCTCGGCCGCGTCTGCGAACTGGACCACCCGCTCACCGTGCGCGAACTCGCCGTCCGCGCCGCCGAACGGCTGCCCGCCACCGCGCAGGGCATCCGGGTGGCCGGCGACCCGGAGGCCGTCGTCCGTACGGTCGCCGTCAGCGGCGGCTCCGGCGACAGCCTCTTCGACCAGGTCCGCACGGCCGGCGTCGACGCCTTCCTCACCGCCGACCTGCGCCACCACCCGGCCTCCGAGGCGGTGGCCCACAGCCCCCTCGCGCTGCTCGACGCGGCGCACTGGGCCACCGAGTGGCCCTGGTGCGAGCTGGCCGCCACCCAGCTCGACGAAATCTCCGACCGCCACGGCTGGGACCTGCGCGTCCACGTCTCCAGGACGGTCACCGACCCCTGGACCGCCCACGCGGCGTCCACCACCCCCTCTAGCTAA